A segment of the Oryzias melastigma strain HK-1 unplaced genomic scaffold, ASM292280v2 sc00481, whole genome shotgun sequence genome:
CCTACCTCACAGGAAGAGATTTTACTGTCGACATAAATGATTTGTCATCTGAGAGGCACAGACTGACATGTGGTGTGATGCTCTTCTTTCTGGTGCTAAGAAAAGCGCCATCAGTCGGCTGCAGCTAGTCCAAGACTCGGCGGCATGTCTTTTAACCAGGACCAGAAGGGAGGAGCACATCACTCCAATTCTGACATCTGGCTCCCAGTCAGCTTCAGGATCGATTTTAAGGTTCTTTTATTGGTTTACAAGGCCTGACATGGTATTGgaccttcatttttatcagatttacttttagtttatgaCCCTCCCAGAACCCTCAGGTCTCCAGGTGCAGGTCTGCTGGTGAGACCACATTTCAGCTCTGTGGACCTGAACTGTGAAACAGTCTGAGGATGTGGGAGCTTCATCCAACgtggaggtttttaagaaaaagctcaaaactcatctttttagaaAAGCTTTTACTTAGTTCTTACATGCccacatgttttcatttgattttatacatttcttttgtACTTGCTGGATTTTTAACGTGTTTTaatgggttttattttattatgattgtcttacttttatttatgttattgtggAAAGGACTTTGAGATGCTTGAAAGCAGGAGAAGTGCTATAAATCTGCCACCCAGAGTCCTCGGTCCCGCCCCCCATGTGATGTTACAATGTCCAGTAGAAACATTCACCAGCAAATCTTAGTGTTTTTCCACCGTCCTGTCCATCAAACTGGCTCACGAAGTTTAGTAGAAAACCTCTGAGCTCCTGATTGGAGGAAACCCACAGGAACACTGTAGCTATGGCAACCACAGTCAAACTTCTGACATGCTGTTCCTTTAAATTCTGCAGGATTAGCAGACAGAGGAACAGGAAGTGTACCTGTCAGGTGTTTCCTGTCGGATCGGTCTCTGATGGTCTTCTGTCCAAACGTCTCGTCTGCTGTTCTGGCTGTAGAACCTGGTTCTGGATCTCCATCTGTAAGAGATGATGAACACATGAACTCTGATCCACCACTTCATTCAGATCAGTTCTTGATGTTCTACAGTCAGCCGTGGTTCTGTTGGAGAACATCATAACCAGGTTGATCAGGAATGAATCATTAGAGGATCAGAGCACTGTAGATGTTCTAGAGGTCAATGCAGGGCAGAAGATAGAGATGGTTGAACAGAGATGATGATGTAGAAACATCATCAGCAGAGGATGACCTTACAAGGTCATATGAAGGTCAACAAGAAGATTATCCTCAAAGATCATTCAGATCCATAAAGGATGTTACATGATAAAAGAATCAAagtttcttttactgtttcatatttgatgcacagaaataacatttttacagattcaTCATTAAAATGTTGAACACGACAAACTCATGAATGTTTACCTGTGCTGcgtctgattggctgctgggggCGGAGTAAGATGTTGATGTCAGCGTATGTAACTTCTGTTGGTCCATCAGCTGATTGATAGACAAAggatgaaatattaattttatctttctttGGCAGTTTTTTCTTTGAGGCTTAAAATGAACCTCACCTTCAGACTTCCTGAGAACACGTCGTCcaaccagcagaaccagaacaccaacacacacagcAGGTAACCAAATatagaaaggaggaggagatgaaggagCAGATGTGGTTGGAGGAGTAGAGGTGGTTGGAGGATCAGGGATGGTTGATGGTCTCTCTGAAACAGACCAAagataatgatgatgatgatgatgatgatgatgatgaagatcatgacctctgaccctgaAGGAGCTCCTCACCTGAGACAGAGATCCAGCTGGATGGAGACTCTCCATGATCCCTGATGTGACACTTGTAGAGACCTTCATCAGACCTGGAAACATGCTggagggtcatgtgacctgtagGCTCAGTCCTGATGAGGGAGCCATCTTTATAGAAAGCAGCTGAGGGGTTGGAGGGAGGggtctttgattgacagctcagAGTGAGGTCATGACCCTCCATCACAGGGAGGACAGGACTCTGCAGGATCACTGATCCACCTcaacacagagacaaagcatttcatccatctgcacacagctgcagcaacaCTAACTCCACAGTCTGATCTTACCAGAGACACTGATGTTAACCACCATGctgctggctcctccccctctggacTCACACCAGTAAACTCCACTGTCCTCTTTGTGAACATACCTGATCTTACATGGTAAACTATCTGATTTTCCCCATGTAGATCCACACTGAGTCCTGGTTTCTCCTGAGATGTTCCTCCTCAGAGTCCATCCTGCAGAGCTGTCGTCCTCACAGTTCAGAATCACTGATTCTTCTTCAAAGAACTGAGATCTGCTGGgactcacagtcacaccaacTACTGGAAGAGTTTCAGACAAAAGATGTTtatataaaaacctttttttcttctctttttattcaGCAACACTtccttacatttatttaattcaaatattgtttaaaatgttctcgTACACATTCCTAACAGTCAGTCATAAATAACAATGTTAATTTCCTGTTTCCTTAAAACCTCAGATTTGTGATGACTGATCATCATAGTTGATTAGATAAAAAGTTCTCTGATGATTGACGATAAACTTTGACtcactttgatttgatttgcagtaaaacagaaacatcagacCTGAAGAGAAACAAGATGATtggattaaaaacacaaaatatgacaCAGAAACTGTTCTGAGTTTTAGAGAATACTAAACACCAAAGtagagaaacagaaaatgaaataagGAATGAACCATCAGCCTTTCTTAACAGGTGATTTTCCCCATCTGCAGTTCAGGTCTTTGCACTTCAGTCATGTGCAACAACCCGAAAGATGAACCTTCCAGAAGAGCAAATTCCCCAAAAGAGAGCAACCAAACTGATGGTGGTGGTTCATAGAGGGGAGAGtctttttaaagtaatgaatgaataaacaaatgatACAGTATCTCTCTGAGTCACATTAGTTGAAGTTTTGGCCAAAGATGTCCTGGTTCCATTTTAGGAATCTGATTGTTTATAATGAACCTAAATCCACTATGAATTGCATTTGCAACTAgtgctgtaacgagtatccgggtgctccgGTATTCCCGATCTGCTCCAAAAAATTTGAGTtcggatattcgcgacgtccaagatcgctgattcgtgatattaataaatgtagtaaattgtagtaaaatatgatcaaaatatcatctggaACGAtgtgtttttgctctgaaatgcagattaatgtcggattataagtttacaaactaaaacaaagagccgcggtacttccaagtaaacacatcttcatgACGGTGAaccttccggttttcaaagtaaaactagcgagagcttttttctgttcagaaactgagactgaacttccgctcacagacataacttctgaaacaatgaattagctttaacatcagagctttagctccagtgtttacattcttttggttatgataactcttcaacatttgacgtaattaacgaaactccatcttattctgaagaaacagcctcacgTTGCTGAaaggatgtaatcaacgtgaatcagctgattctgctgagaaaaaaaagaacttcttCATTCGAGCTCTGCAGCAATATGTGATTCTAAGaacataaaatgttgaagaactttgaggatataaaactgtggagaacattttcagattctgttgatccaaaacagcagagattttatccttttatgttgttttactgctgaaccagaagattgataaaaaaaatatttccatctgaacctttgttttttaatcagttaaGGTCATTCTGATCacttgttctaaataaaggtataaatgatgattaaatgcaaataatttctacttttatccatccagtaaatagacatacacatagtagtagttcactttcatcttatcccttttggggtctccacagcgtaacagcacccactgtttatCATCAGTGAtctgtcagagtttttacgccggatgcccttcctgacacaaccctgtacttgaggggcacagggacccagttaggcagcagcgtcaaggatCTTGAATAAGGACCCTGTGgttcagtggacaaccctggaatcgaacccagggctcctgcttgtcagcccttcacctagcccactgagccacccagccgtcctcgacatacacatagcaatacacattatattaaaaagtaagaatcgttgttcgattcgtgaatcgaatcggatcgccacctaagcaatgatccacaacCCCATTGCcaaccaaaatgtaaatgtcGTATacctttctaccctccttcaagggcccaaaccccgtcacagacccattcacccattcacacattcacacactggtggtggctccgctgccgaacactggcgccaacctcccaccagaggcaattcggggttcagtgtcttgcccaaggacacttcaacacatgggggggcaaggcgggagtcgaacccgctcacttctgatcaggagtcgaccactCTTCCACTGCACCACAACCGCCTGTGGTTGTATAAATCACATTGTTGGTAACGTGAATTGCTAAAATTGGTACTGTTAAGGGCACAAAGGAAAGGAACCAGAGGGATGTTTAGAGAGAAAAGAAGATAGTAACAgaggatgataacatcaaaaaacaaccagGTATAAATAGCTgtctggaatgggcggggcctgtctgcacacacactcagttgttacaaacatacctgttggctaaaatagtctccacatttaaactagtctaAATGTACACAATCTCTAACCCTAACCCAAATCTCAGGGATCCCTCTCCCCACATGGAGAGGCGGCTGCCAACCCCAGTGGCACCTAAGAGACAAGACCAGCAGGCCGAGGGTGCCCCCCCCCCNNNNNNNNNNNNNNNNNNNNNacggatggggtaggggacagaaggttgaaggtcccaccttccttgtgtaaTGAATGTGTGAGGAACAGAGAATTTCCACTGTTGACATATTGTCAAAAATATCTACATGCCTGTGACGCTGTAACATATTTCATACACCAAGTTAACTGGGAATTTGAGTTCAAGACTGAGAAAAGTCGTATTCTAAATTTTATATGTTTCCTCGATCCAAAATGCATCTgctatatttctaaaaaaatgctgatatgAGATATGGTTGTTTGAATTCCCTCCTTACTGCCTAACTGACAAAAATCTATATAGTTCAGGACTATGTAGTGTCCTAGATTTTcccaaagaattctgggaaattttttgtgcacatgattttaaaaatgtagatttggacagcactacacaATGGAAAACACTCTATATGGTtaatagtgaaggaatttggacgcAACCAATACATAGTTGGTAGTTACCAGCtaagggcctcgttaatcaatttcagctgtattggtgttcatgaattaacaacaggtgcacttcagtggcaacaattagaaaaccctccaaacaggactggtgttacatgtggaggtcatttcaagtttctccctcttgatcttttttggctggttttccactcgtgctgattttggcttgataattatctctactggcagtatgaggagattccttaaccctacagaagttgaacaggttgtccaacttctccaggatggaacatccacacgtgctgcagcaagaaggtttaatgtgtctcccagcacaatctccagaacatggaggagatttcaggagactggtggttattctgggagagctggacagggccgtagaaggtcctcaacccctcagcaggacccatacctgctcctttgagcaaggaggaacaggctgagcactgctcgtgccctacagaatgacctccagagggccactggtggaatgtctctacccaaacaatcaggaacagacttcatgaaggtggcctgagggccccacgtcctgtagtgggccctgtgctcactgcccagcaccgtggagctccactggcatttgctctaGAACACTAGAATTGACatgtccaccactggcgccctgtacttttcacagacgagagcaggttcaccctgagcacctgtgatagacgtgaaagagtctggagaagacaaggagaacgttatgctgcctacaacgtggttcaacatgacaggtttggtggtgggtcagtgatggtctggggaggcatatccatggagggacgcacagacctctactgcctaggaaatggtgctctgactgccataaggtatccagatgaaatccttgaacccattgtcagaccctacgctggtgcagtaggtcctggtttcttcctaatgcacgacaatgcccggcctgttacatcttcatttcagtctgattttgatggtgtctacacaattgagcctctgtaggctgaaaacttttatttccattaaaagacttgtcatccttttgttcctaagacactgacctgtcgttatttgtatagaaaTCCAACTTCACattgagatctgatggatctaatgtgtttcttttatttgtgagcagtatatattgGTTTCATATGTTTCTGAGCCCCCCGCAAATTCCTGTTTGGAATCCAGGAATCCAGAAAAGCTGAACTTTGTCTTTCCTTCCTCTGCTCCCAGCTCCTCTTTGTTTGTCTCCTCTTTCAGCCTGACCTCCTTTTCATGtcatctcctccatcatcaacaTGAACAGAGCAGACAGTCAAGTTCAAGCAGACAAACAGCTTCTGTACTTACAGAGCAGACATGTTTCCTTCATCCTTCCTCTCTGATCTGATCTCTGCTTTCTGTCAGCGGACTCACACCAcacacaagctccgcccccttctgtctctctctgtcttcaaccagcagcagcagagtctGATGTGAACAGTTGAAGCTGTTTCAGAAACACCAACGTTCCTCCCACTTCCAAACCAGGTGGATGAGGAGAATCATGGAGAATGTTTCTGATGCTGAACAGGAAAGTGAAGACAGTCTGGATGCAGTGATGGATCTGACCAGCAGAGGGAGACATCTCACTGGAATAGACCTCCATCCTGATGGTTTCATTCAAACTTCATCTGAAGACAGTATATCACAGGACAGTGTGGAAGTACATGCTGGTTCCAAGAatccaaaattccatagacttctatgtgGAAACATACAGCTGttcctcagtcattctgttggtcagaatggGGGGGGGTTATGAGGAAGCTGACTCCAAACATAGCGAGGTTATGTGTGGATTTTAATGTGTCCTACCTTGTTGAAAGATGAATTTCTGTTAATTGAACAGACAATAAAGTCTATGTAATGTTCTTCTATCTATCTGAACATTATTGGTCTAATACCTTCTTTTATGTTCTTGATAATTCATCTTTATGAGGTCTTTTCTTTGCCACAGGTTAATTAGGTTACAAACTTGTTTTACATCTGGCGCACACTGCCATGGGTTTGGGGCAGCAGAAGACTTACATGAGGTCTGGGACCACAATCTTTTTTTGGCCAACAATGTTCAGAGATGTAAAACAGCTTTGTTCTACATGCACAGAGTGTCAGGTCACTacaaaaattaaagctaaaaaggTTCCATTACACCCACTACCCATTATCAGTACCCCTTTCTGGCAAATACTTATGGATGTGGTTGGACCACTGGAGGAGAGTAGTTCTGGTTATGAGTATATCCTTGTAATCGGTGACCATGCTACACGTTTTCCAGAAGCTTTTCCTCTTTGCAGTATTAAGACTCCAAAGATAATCAGTGCCCAGAGTTGGGGTGCCAGATGAAATCATCGCCGACCAGGATACCAACTTCACCTCTGCAACCATGAAACAACTAGAAGGAACTGGGCATCAAAGGCATACGGACAACTCCATGCCACCTTACACTAACcgtatgtgtgacagaatgaaaatctttatttgtgttgatttgtatgattaagtgtgtgagctgcagttatattgtgtacattctgactagtttaaatgtggagactatctcaaccaacaggtgtgtgtgtaactacagtgtgtgtgtagacaggccccgcccattctagttcactatttagacctggatgtttcATGATGTTGCCTCCCTCTGTTGCCATTCAGAAGAAAACAGTCCTGGTACTTTTCAGTTCTTGTTCTTTGGTCGTATTTTGGCTTATAAAAGTTTCATATATAGTTGGTGAGTTAAAGtctgtaaaaagttaaattttggGTTTTGCTGCACAGAGAAGTTGTTATACGACCACTCCCTCCGCTATCTTGGCCAACTATCAATAACTCCTTGTTCTGATGGTAAAATATGTCTAACGCAAGATATTCTGTttgatctgtttgctcagcttgtgagcaggacaagttaaaaaaaaaaaagaaaattgcataTTAATTTGAATAATGGCtcaaaaaacttcaataaaaacataatggCGGATGGCGGCGCGCGTAGGTGTAGCGAAGGTGTAGTAGCTCACAGCTCCTCTTCTCTGTGGACCAATTTGTGCTTtttgattattgtttttaacattctttCTACCTGCTGCTCACTCCTAATGGAATTAAAACTACTCTACAGCCATGCAGACCTCCTGGACATCGGTTTCCAGTGGAATCTAACAATTACCAGCGACTTCCACCGAGCTCATAACATTCCATAGCAAGGCTCCATGGATTGTTGTCGGGTCTGGCAGGCACTGTAGGCGGCGCTGCGAGAGGAAACAGAAGCGGGGCTGCAAAGCCGGTCTGCTAGCTAAGCTACGAAAACAGCCACTGAAACCGCCGTTGACAAGCCTCTTCCTCTCAAATGCCCGATCCCTAACACACAAGACGGATGGAATTGCAACTAGAAGGAAATTGCTGCGTCTGCGTCTGCGACTGCTGCGCGCTAATCATCACCGAGACGTGGCTCCATGCACAGATTCCGGACGCTTCGGTGCAGCTAGCAGGCCGCGTGCTACACAGATGGGACAGGAACAAAAACTCAGGAAAGGACAAAGGAGGGGGACTCTGCATCTACGTGCACTCAGGTTGGTGTAACAATAGCACAGTGACAGACACATGCTGCTCTCCCGCCTAGAGTTTATGTCAGTAAGATGCAGACCCTTCTTCCTGCCTCGCGAGCTAGCTGTTGTGATCATCACTGCAGTTTACATTCCACCGGACGCAAATGTGAAAACAGCAACAACGTGAACGCCAACAGTGGAACTTTCTCTTGCACTTTTAGTGTTACGAAAAGACTACGGCGCACGCAATGGAGCCGTGACACTGGCGGTGTAAGCGCGGGGTTACTACTCACACCAGCATACACCCCCCCTGAGCCGACAGACCAAGCCCAAAAGACAAACAATCACCACCTGGCCTGAGGACGCCCTCCCCCGACTACAAGCCTGCTTTGAGGAAACACAGTGGGAAGCCTTCCACCATGAGGATCTGGCCACCTTCACAGACACAGTACTGTCTTACATCAAATACTGTGTTGGAACTGTCACTGTGGAGAAAAACATCTGGGTGTCCTTAAACCACAAGCCCTGGATGACCAGCCAGGTCCGCACGCTCCTCAGGGCGCGTGATACAGCCTTTAGATCAGGCGACAGGGCACAGTACTGCACCGCTCGTGCTGACCTGAGGAGGGGCATCAAGGCAGCCAAGACGGAGTACAAGAACAGGATTGAGGAGCAGCTTAACAACCCCTGAGAGGTATGGCAGGGCATCCAGACCATCACCAACCACAGAGCCCACGCCGCATCTCCAGTGGTCTCAGATCCTGCACTGGCAGAGGAGCTGAACAGCTTTTTCTCTTGGTTTGTGTCTCATGCGCAACACCCAGCCACCCCACCCCAAGCCTCTGCACAAGCCACAATAACCCCCAGCACTCCTCCCCTCACTCTTGAGGCTGCTGAGGTAAGACGGGTGCTCCAGACTGTCAACCCAAGGAAGGCCACAGGCCCAGATGGAGTACCAGGAAAAGTACTCAAGGCCTGCGCTGACCAGCTAGCACAGGTCTTcactgacatttttaaccactcGCTGGAACAGGCCTACATCCCAGCCTGTCTTAAATCTGCCACCATCATCCCGATCCCCAAAAAAACACCTGCGACTGACCTCAACGACTTTCGCCCCATCGCGCTCACGCCGGTCATCACCAAATGCTTTGAGAAACTGGTGCTAAAACATATCAAAGCCTGCCTCCCCCCTTCCCTGGATCCCCACCAGTTTGCCTACTGCCCCAACAGATCCACTGAGGACGCAGTAGCCATCACCCTCCACTCTGCTCTGACCCACCTGGAGAAACAGGGGAGCTACGTCAGGATGCTATTTGTTGACTTTAGCTCCGCCTTCAACACAATAATACCGGACATCCTGATCCCCAAGTTAATCGACCTGGGGCTCCCACCATCCACCTGTTCATGGATTAAGGACTTCCTCGTCAATCGACCCCAACAGGTGAAACTGGGTCAACACCTCTCGTCGGTCCGAACCCTCAGCATCGGCTCCCCccagggctgtgtgctgagcccACTACTATACTCACTCTACACGTCTGACTGCAGTCCCAGCCACCCCGAGAACCTCATCATCAAGTTCGCAGATGACACCACGGTGGTGGGGCTGATCACCGGGGGAAATGAGACGGCCTGGAGGGAAGAAGTCCGGAAACTTGGAGAGTGGAGTGCCTCAAACAACCTGGCACTGAATGCCTCCAAAAGAAAGGAAATCATCCTGGACTTCCGTCGAAACAGAGGCACGTACACACCGCTGGAGTTAAACGGCGAACAGGTGGAGCATGTGGAGTCCTTTAAATTCCTTGGTGTCCACATCTCAGCAAATCTCTCCTGGGAAACCAACACCAAAGCTCTAGTGAAAAAGGCTCAGCAGCGGCTGCACTTCCTAAGGGTGCTCAGGAAGCAGCGAATCCACCAAAAGCTGCTGGTGACCTTTTTTCGCTCCACCATTGAGAGCCTGCTGACTTACACTGTGTCAGTTTGGCACTCCAGCAGCACGGTGGCGGACAGGAAGAGACTGCAGAAGGTGATAAACACAGCCCAGAAAATCATTGGTTGCTCTCTCCCCACGATGGCCTCCATCTACACCTCCCGCTGCCTCAGCAGAGCCAGGAACATCAAGAAGGACCACACCCACCCCGGTCATCACCTCTTCAAGCTGCTTCCTTCTGGCAGACGGTACAGGGCGGTACCGGCCAGGACAAATAGACTGAGAGACAGCTTCTTCCCAAGAGCTGTGGCTGTACTAAACGCTAACTTCCAACCATAACCTGATATTTGCACATCCGCATGCTCTGGTCACTTTATTCCTCACCTCATTTCTTGAACACAAtttatccttatttttttacacatttatcaGTGAAGTAAGGTGTTCTTTTCATctttctattgatttttttatattttaaaatatttattactgAGTGTTGTGTAAATATGTCCACTTTGAAAGTGAGTTGTACCTAAATTTCTTTTTAACAgttacaatgacaataaaggcattcaattaaaaaaccTCATGTTTTTCCCAGGAATCTCAGAGTGGACACATGGGGGCGCTGTAGGGCTGATTCTGGAAGAGCAGAAACTACAGTAGAAACTGGTTCTAATCGGAAGAGGGGGTCTGAATTTACTCACACGTTTTCTGAAGGAGTTGATGTTTTTCATAAATGAGGTAGTTCTGTGAATCCAAACTTCAGATTGACACAAGTCTTTGGGTCTGTTCAGAATTCTGGTCTTTGAGGTTTTGTTGTTAGTCTGATACATGAGCTGGAATGTTTGCATAAAGTCTTTCTAGAACAGAAGTGAAAGAGTTCTGCTGTTCACTAGTTTGACTGCAGTCAGTCACATGACAAAGACCGGTCTGACGAGGAAGAAGGCGTGGCCTAACAGGTAAACCAGATAGATCAGATTACAGTCATCCGGCTGACAGTTCCTGAGATATTCAGACGTTAGACTGAGTTCAGTTCATTGATTTCATGATCAGAACCATGTCTGCTGTTCTGATCATGTTCTGTCTGGTTCTTCTTCACGTTTGTGGATCTTCTGACGGTACGTTCTCCTGATTACATCCAGAATAGCTTTAACAGAACGAGGAGGAAGTtggagtttgatttttttactttcactttcATGGTTAAAGAATAGCCTAATGTAATCCAGGGGTTCTCAAAGTAGAAAGACTAATGAAGAAGGACAAACAAAGAACTCAACATTAGACTGGGGACCAATTCtggttcaaaaaaataattgtccTGAAAAAGACTGCTTTTAATGACTTTAATAACCAAGTGTCATTTGTACAGTTAACATAACAGAAGAACAAACTGAGCAAGATTTGAGACATTGTTTTAACTGAGGAATATCATCAGTTTTGGTCACCGTCAGAGCTGTGTGAAGTAGTGATGGAAACTTTGATTCCTTTAACTGACTCGAGTTTTATTAAGTCACTCACCAAAGTGAAATGAATCATTTGAGTCATTTGAATCATTTGAGTCATTTGAGTCATTTGAGTCACTGAGTCATGTACCCAGAGTGCAAAGTAAAATATGTTAGGTCCAAATTCATATGACTAAATTAATgatgaaaaaattcaaactaaTCATTGCATTGtgggacagaaaaaaacaattatttaaaataaaaataaaaacattaatttgtatGTATTAATAACTCCAATtagatttatggaaaaataaagtgaaaataaataaaatacaaacaagaaaaaatattgttatatgctaaataaagagcagaaatcaATTGAGTTTCTATGAGTTTTGTagatttattacattatttgaGCAATGAAATTAGCAAGTTTGATAACAAggtcagtttatatttttaaaaagtggtggaATTGattaataatcttttatttgctttgcaagacatacaatgaaaaaa
Coding sequences within it:
- the LOC112141696 gene encoding tyrosine-protein kinase receptor TYRO3, producing the protein MVVNISVSGGSVILQSPVLPVMEGHDLTLSCQSKTPPSNPSAAFYKDGSLIRTEPTGHMTLQHVSRSDEGLYKCHIRDHGESPSSWISVSERPSTIPDPPTTSTPPTTSAPSSPPPFYIWLPAVCVGVLVLLVGRRVLRKSEADGPTEVTYADINILLRPQQPIRRSTDGDPEPGSTARTADETFGQKTIRDRSDRKHLTEVPGPDVIYSSLR